Genomic segment of Myxococcus stipitatus:
GTGCGCGGTCGAGTGCCTCGCGCAGTGCCTCCAGCTCTCCATGGTGGGACGGGGGGACGCGGTCGGTGTCGTGGAGCGTCACCTCGTCCGTGGTGGTGTTGTGCAGGCCGCCGATGAACCACGTGGAGGAGGGGATGAGGAGCCCCCGTTCCTGGAGCTTCGCGCGGACCTCGGGGCGGTTCGCCAGCTCCGCGAAGAGGCGCGCGTTCGGTCCGCCGTGTCGCCCACCGCAGGCGCCGCAGTCATAGGCGGCCTGGTGGGGATTGTTGACGCTCACCGCGCCGTGGCCGAGCAACACGACCAGGGGCGCGAAGGACTTCGTCAGGCCCATGCTCTCCAGCGACGCGGCGACGCGGGCTGCCTGCTCATCGAGCGTGAAGCCGCGTGGCTTTCCCGCGTGGGAGAGGAGAGGCGTGTCTCGGAGGCTGGTGAGTCGGGTGCGCGGGCGGGGCAGGAGCCTGGTGGAGAGGGCTCGTCGCCACCGGCTCATGGCGCGAGGGAAGAGGAGCCGCAGGAGCAACCACGGCGCGGAGATGAGTCCGAGGAGTGGCGCGAGCAACCAGGACAGCTCCAGTGCCTGGGTGCCTTGATGCAGCACGTGCTCCAGTCGAGCCCACAGGGTCCGTCGGCGGGCACGGATGCTCGCGAGGGACTCATGTTCCGGACAGGCCCGCTCCTCGACGGCGTGTGCGGGCGTGACGACCACCGGGCACAGCGCGACGGCGCCCGCGTCGTCGAGCCCCTGGTAGTCGAAGGCCACGCCGAAGAAGCCCGCGATGCCGAAGGTCTCGTGCTTCACGTCCAGTTCCTCGAAGTGGCGGCGGAAGGACTCCTCGCGGTCGTCCATGCAGAACAGCACCTGGAAGCGAGGCTTCGTCACGGTGCGCTCATGGCTCGGGCGCAGTCGGTTGCACTCGAGGCCGCGAGAGAGCTCCATCCGGTAGTGGTGCTCGTACGCCTCCTGCCAGACGCGCTGTCGCGAGCGGGTGTCGAAGTCCTCCAGCCAGGAGCGCAGCACCTGGCGCTCCCTGGTTGGAATCACACTCACGTCCAGCGCGGAGAGGCCCAGGAGCTGGGCCCACTGGAAGAAGCGCCAGCTCTCCCAGACCTGGGGCCGTGCCGGGCGGGGGGCGGACGCGAGGGCGCGCATCGCTGCCTCGGACAGGTTGGACAGCGCTCCAGAGAAGCCGAGCCTCCTCCTGGCCACGGAGAGGAGCGCGAATCGCTCCAGCGTGAGGCGCACGGCGACGAAGTCCATCAGTCGCGCCGGGGGCGCGTTGGGGGCTCGGTCCGCCGGATGTTGCTCCAGGCGGTGCATCATCCCGGCCCAGCCTCGGAGCGCGAGCAGCACGCGTGAGAGATAGGGTTCCCACTCCGCTTCGGGGACGCCCAGCGCATCGAGTGCCTCCAGCACGGTGTCATCCGCCGAGCGAGAGGGAGACAGCTCCGAGTCCAATCCCTCCATCCAGTCCGGTCTGGCGCCGAGCCCCTCGCGCATGAGGGAGACCCAGGCCGCGTGGAAGCCTCGCTCGCGTTCGGGCATCGACCAGTGCGCCTGGCCCTCGTCGAGGAAGGCCGCGCAGGCTCGGATGAGGTGCGGGTGGAGCAGGTCGTTCACGTCCTCGCCCGTAGCCCGGAACAGCAGCTCCCGGTGACTGAGGACCTGGGGCGTGGCGGCGCTCGGACGTGTCTCCTCCGACAGCGGGGGTGTACGGCACATGGACCAGAGCGCGCTCACCGCGAAGGTCTCGGGCGTTCTCTCCAGTCGGTTCCTCAGCGAGTCCAGGCTCCCACTTCCTCCGAACGCGGAGGAGAGCGCGGCTCGGACACACGTCACCTCCGCGCTGAGCCACCCCTCCACCGTCGGTGCCGCCGCGCCGTCGAGCCGTGCGGCGACACGCGCGGCATACGCCTGCCCTCGCGTGGCCGGGACGCCCAGCAATCGCAGCGAGACATCGCGCGGCAGCGGCCTCGAGAGGTGCAGCGCGACGTCGCGGACCGTGGACTCCATGTCGGGCGTGAGCAGCGCGCACGCGAGCTCCGTCATCGTCCAGTCGCGGCCGACACGGTCCAGCCAGAGATGAATCCCTCGCGACGAGCGCTCCACCAGGCTCCAGTGCAACGCCGGCGCGAGGTCCGCGCGGAATCGCCGGGCAGCGGAGTGCTCCTCCAGCTTCCATCTCAAGGACGCCTCGGTCTCCTCTTCGACAGGGTGAAGCAACGCGAGGAGCGTCAGCGCCTCCGCACCCAATGCCGCCCGGTCCACGCTGGAGACCTCCTCCAGCAGAAGCGCCGGAGGCGGTGGCGGACTCCATGCCCCAGGCCGCGCGAGCACCGCCCGCAGGTCCTCGTCGGTGATGCGCCCCTGTCGATACAGCTCCAGGAACCGCGCCTCGGAGAGATAGCCCTCCGCGCCAAGCGTCTCGCTCGCGATGGCCACCGCCTCGTGGAACGGGAGGTGCTCGTAGGCATGCAGCGTGTTGTGATGAACGAACACGCCGATGGGCCCCTGCGCCGGGAGGACCTGGCTCGCCCGCGCCAGCGCGGCACGAAGGCGCGAGCCCCGGTTCTCCGGAGACGACACCCGACACGGTGCCTGGCTCATGGCGTGAGCCCCAGGTCGCCGCCCGGCACCTTCTTGCGCGCGGACAGCGGGTGGGCGGACATCCCTCGGTGCTGCCCCAATCCCAGCACGCGGAACCGTCGCCCCTGCCGCGCGTGTTCCTCCTCCAGCTCATGCAGCCGCTGCATCACCGTGTGGTCCACCAGCCGTGCTTCCGTCAGGTCGACCTCGATGCACGGCGCCTCCACATGCCGCGCGAGCTGCCGCTTGAGCGCCAGGAAGTTGGTGAACACCGCCGCGCCGCGCACGCGCAGCACCACCGCGTCCTCGCGCACCTGCTCCTGGATGTCCGGCCGGAACAGCTCCCGAGGCGAGGCCCCGTTGAGCAGGTGGATGCCTGTCTTCAGCACGATGCCCGACGCCACGCCCACCAACAGGTCCGTCGCCAGCGTGACGAACATCGTGACGCAGAAGATGAGCACCTGCTCCGCGCCCACGCGATACGCCTTCACCAGCTCCCCAGGCGAGGCCAGCCGGACGCCCGTGAAGATGAGCATTCCCGCGAGCGCGGCCAGCGGAATCCGGTGGATGAGCCCCGGCGCGAAGGCCACGAACAGCAGCAGGAACAGGCCATGGAAGAAGTTGGACCCTCGGCTCCGCGCTCCCGAGGCCAGGTTGGCCGTGCTGCGGACCACCTCCGAAATCATCGGCAGCCCTCCCAGCAGGCCCGCGACGAGGTTGCCCAGGCCCGTGGCGAACAGGTCCCGGTCCAGGTCCGAGCGCCGCTTCAGCGGGTCCATCAGGTCCACCGCCTTGACGGTGAGCAGCGACTCCACGCTCCCCACCAGCGCGAACATGGCGACGTACTTGAGCCCCGTGGGCGACAGCACCCGCGAGAAGTCCGGGAAGGTGACCGCCGTGAGCAGGTTGTCCGGCAGGTTCACCAGGTGGCTCGGCCCCACCGTGAAGAGCGTGCGAGA
This window contains:
- a CDS encoding DUF2309 domain-containing protein is translated as MSQAPCRVSSPENRGSRLRAALARASQVLPAQGPIGVFVHHNTLHAYEHLPFHEAVAIASETLGAEGYLSEARFLELYRQGRITDEDLRAVLARPGAWSPPPPPALLLEEVSSVDRAALGAEALTLLALLHPVEEETEASLRWKLEEHSAARRFRADLAPALHWSLVERSSRGIHLWLDRVGRDWTMTELACALLTPDMESTVRDVALHLSRPLPRDVSLRLLGVPATRGQAYAARVAARLDGAAAPTVEGWLSAEVTCVRAALSSAFGGSGSLDSLRNRLERTPETFAVSALWSMCRTPPLSEETRPSAATPQVLSHRELLFRATGEDVNDLLHPHLIRACAAFLDEGQAHWSMPERERGFHAAWVSLMREGLGARPDWMEGLDSELSPSRSADDTVLEALDALGVPEAEWEPYLSRVLLALRGWAGMMHRLEQHPADRAPNAPPARLMDFVAVRLTLERFALLSVARRRLGFSGALSNLSEAAMRALASAPRPARPQVWESWRFFQWAQLLGLSALDVSVIPTRERQVLRSWLEDFDTRSRQRVWQEAYEHHYRMELSRGLECNRLRPSHERTVTKPRFQVLFCMDDREESFRRHFEELDVKHETFGIAGFFGVAFDYQGLDDAGAVALCPVVVTPAHAVEERACPEHESLASIRARRRTLWARLEHVLHQGTQALELSWLLAPLLGLISAPWLLLRLLFPRAMSRWRRALSTRLLPRPRTRLTSLRDTPLLSHAGKPRGFTLDEQAARVAASLESMGLTKSFAPLVVLLGHGAVSVNNPHQAAYDCGACGGRHGGPNARLFAELANRPEVRAKLQERGLLIPSSTWFIGGLHNTTTDEVTLHDTDRVPPSHHGELEALREALDRARALSAQERCRRFESARPGLSPAMALRHVEERAEDLGQPRPELGHVTNAACIVGRRALTRGLFMDRRVFLISYDPSQDASGVLVERILLAAGPVGAGISLEYYFSCVDNARHGCGSKLPHNVTGLLGVMDGAASDLRTGLPRQMIEIHEPMRLLLYVEASTQVLSAILERQPPLRDLIGNEWVRLASIDPVTGEQQLFTAQGFQPLEPSARSLPQVASSPDWCRGHHDFLPPALIRAPSGWPHPLTPVPPGGARHDTH
- a CDS encoding SulP family inorganic anion transporter, whose amino-acid sequence is MVSGFLVFLLALPLCLGIAMASGFPPVAGILTAVVGGLLSSWLGSAALTIKGPAAGLIVIALGAVTELGGGDAVLGYRRALATIVVAACFQVLFAVLRAGRLGDLFPSSVVHGMLAAIGVTICAKQAHVLLGVSPVARAPLGLLAEIPSSVARLNPEIALIGALGLVLLFGHASLAKRVAWLRRVPAPLLVLAVAVPLGLMFDLEHSHTFTFSRTLFTVGPSHLVNLPDNLLTAVTFPDFSRVLSPTGLKYVAMFALVGSVESLLTVKAVDLMDPLKRRSDLDRDLFATGLGNLVAGLLGGLPMISEVVRSTANLASGARSRGSNFFHGLFLLLFVAFAPGLIHRIPLAALAGMLIFTGVRLASPGELVKAYRVGAEQVLIFCVTMFVTLATDLLVGVASGIVLKTGIHLLNGASPRELFRPDIQEQVREDAVVLRVRGAAVFTNFLALKRQLARHVEAPCIEVDLTEARLVDHTVMQRLHELEEEHARQGRRFRVLGLGQHRGMSAHPLSARKKVPGGDLGLTP